The following coding sequences lie in one Vibrio toranzoniae genomic window:
- a CDS encoding YoaK family protein, producing the protein MISKLPRWVEYGALLLAGLAGSVNAIGLLGFQHQAISHVSGTMSLLGSSLLTPTSASVHLLLVIMSFMLGAAFSGFFIENQALKLGRRYGVALCIEGGLLFLALWALLQGYTSGQYFASAACGLQNAMITTYSGAIIRTTHMSGIITDIGIMIGARLKGMPFDRRKAKLLMFIVVGFLFGGLTGACLFQRFEILALAFPASFAFIIAFSYWLYLTYRTETPVN; encoded by the coding sequence ATGATTTCTAAGCTACCTCGTTGGGTTGAATACGGAGCCTTACTCTTAGCAGGCCTTGCCGGTAGCGTTAATGCCATTGGATTACTTGGCTTCCAACATCAAGCCATATCCCATGTTTCGGGCACCATGTCTTTACTAGGCAGCAGTCTGCTCACTCCAACTTCGGCTTCCGTGCACCTTTTATTGGTGATTATGAGCTTTATGTTAGGCGCTGCTTTCAGCGGGTTCTTTATTGAAAACCAAGCTCTGAAGCTAGGTCGCCGCTACGGTGTCGCACTGTGTATTGAAGGTGGGTTGCTGTTCTTGGCACTTTGGGCACTTTTACAAGGCTACACCTCTGGCCAATACTTCGCTTCAGCCGCATGTGGCTTACAGAATGCGATGATCACTACCTATAGTGGCGCAATCATTCGTACTACGCACATGAGCGGAATCATTACCGATATTGGGATCATGATTGGCGCTCGCCTAAAAGGTATGCCCTTTGATCGCCGTAAAGCCAAACTGCTGATGTTCATCGTCGTCGGTTTTCTATTTGGTGGCTTAACTGGCGCTTGCTTATTCCAACGCTTCGAAATATTAGCACTGGCTTTCCCTGCTTCTTTCGCCTTCATTATTGCGTTTAGCTACTGGCTCTATTTAACCTATCGAACCGAAACCCCAGTTAACTAA
- a CDS encoding methyl-accepting chemotaxis protein translates to MKFSHKVVAASSALLLVTVSLLSIQQLYTVRSAVENHVNASLEEMVSGVRNTVVSEMNAKKALAQSTTEVIEINPQDRTYVKEILEKPKLKNSFLAVGFGYEANGFVIENDDGWDAGPDYDPRIRPWYIDAKSKNSLVVTAPYVDASSKKVIISVGTPVKDNGRFTAGMFYDLELTNLATLVNQVNLFDAGYLFLVTADGTTIAHPNAKNNGETLSSYMPQADIREGSQKIEVDGKMFLVNFTHIPSEDWYIGAILDEEIAYQAVEDLKNSSMIYSLIAVILSIIALTILIRALMRPLDALNHAIQDVASGQGDLTKRLDTNTDKEFSDLAKGFNTFTENLQNQIIQSKAIGIEIKRGTEITVKGAGESASAMNTQLQELEQLATAMNEMAVTATEVANNAQGAAAAAREADEATLDGTSVVSDTTQAIDNLSARIDQAVAEVQVLESATANIETILKVINDIADQTNLLALNAAIEAARAGESGRGFAVVADEVRTLAQRTQQSTTEIRNMIEQLQAGASSVSNAMNQSKDTATDAVERAQQANSSLDRIRDAIQRISDMNIQIASAAEEQSLVAEEINNNTVKIKDLSTQVSNAAQEANTAMQVQTDNVQAQDELLNKFTV, encoded by the coding sequence ATGAAATTTAGCCATAAGGTGGTTGCTGCATCATCAGCCTTGCTGCTAGTAACAGTATCATTGCTTTCAATACAACAACTTTACACCGTAAGAAGTGCTGTAGAAAACCACGTCAATGCGAGCCTAGAAGAAATGGTCTCTGGAGTCAGGAATACCGTAGTCTCAGAGATGAACGCCAAGAAAGCGTTGGCGCAATCGACGACTGAAGTCATCGAAATCAACCCTCAAGATCGTACCTATGTAAAAGAAATCTTAGAGAAGCCTAAACTTAAAAACAGTTTCCTTGCAGTTGGTTTTGGTTATGAAGCAAACGGTTTCGTCATTGAAAATGATGACGGTTGGGATGCCGGTCCTGATTACGACCCACGAATTCGCCCTTGGTACATTGATGCTAAATCCAAAAACAGTTTAGTTGTTACCGCGCCTTATGTGGATGCATCAAGTAAGAAAGTCATTATCTCTGTGGGTACGCCAGTTAAAGACAACGGTCGCTTCACTGCTGGTATGTTCTACGACCTAGAATTGACCAACCTTGCTACTTTAGTAAACCAAGTGAACTTGTTTGATGCGGGCTACCTATTCCTGGTCACAGCCGACGGCACGACAATTGCCCATCCGAATGCTAAAAACAACGGTGAAACACTCTCGAGCTACATGCCACAAGCTGACATTCGCGAAGGCTCTCAAAAGATTGAAGTCGACGGCAAAATGTTTCTAGTGAACTTCACGCACATCCCAAGTGAAGATTGGTACATTGGCGCAATTCTTGATGAAGAGATCGCTTACCAAGCCGTTGAAGATCTCAAGAACAGCTCGATGATCTATTCTTTGATAGCGGTCATTCTCAGTATCATCGCACTGACGATTCTAATACGTGCGTTAATGCGCCCACTTGATGCACTTAACCACGCGATTCAAGATGTCGCAAGCGGACAAGGTGACTTAACCAAACGCCTAGATACGAATACAGATAAAGAGTTCTCTGACCTAGCAAAAGGTTTCAATACCTTTACTGAAAATCTGCAGAACCAAATAATCCAATCGAAAGCGATTGGTATCGAGATTAAGCGTGGTACTGAAATCACGGTTAAAGGTGCGGGCGAATCAGCAAGCGCAATGAACACTCAACTGCAAGAACTGGAACAGCTAGCAACAGCAATGAACGAAATGGCGGTTACCGCAACAGAAGTAGCAAACAACGCTCAAGGCGCGGCGGCGGCGGCTCGTGAAGCGGATGAAGCAACGTTAGACGGAACTTCTGTAGTCAGTGACACCACTCAAGCGATTGATAACTTATCAGCTCGTATCGACCAAGCCGTTGCAGAAGTACAGGTACTTGAATCAGCAACCGCGAACATCGAAACAATTCTTAAAGTAATCAACGACATTGCTGACCAAACTAACCTGCTGGCATTGAACGCAGCGATTGAAGCCGCACGAGCTGGTGAATCAGGTCGTGGTTTCGCAGTCGTAGCCGACGAAGTTCGTACTCTAGCGCAACGTACCCAACAGTCGACGACTGAAATTCGCAACATGATTGAGCAGCTCCAAGCTGGTGCAAGCTCAGTATCTAACGCGATGAATCAAAGTAAAGACACGGCAACTGACGCCGTTGAACGCGCTCAACAAGCGAATTCTTCACTTGACCGCATCCGTGATGCAATTCAACGTATTTCTGATATGAATATTCAGATTGCTTCGGCAGCAGAAGAACAGAGCTTGGTCGCTGAAGAGATCAACAACAACACCGTTAAGATCAAAGACCTTTCAACACAAGTATCAAACGCGGCTCAAGAAGCAAACACGGCAATGCAGGTACAAACTGACAATGTTCAAGCACAGGATGAACTATTGAACAAGTTCACGGTTTAA
- a CDS encoding YjiH family protein: MSNNTNTDPTEKSKGSFWVFLIPSLIGLFLFMAPISYQGALTIPVAILAKSIQAVFGEYLVSIITAIVAFMSVTSVLSAIFKPTFITSSSFLNGLFNPSPLWLSVRLIGGAAALMTFFQIGPEIIWEENTGGLVLEGLLPTLFSVFIFAGLLLPLLLNFGLLELFGTLLSKVMRPIFNLPGRSAIDCMASWLGDGSVGILLTSKQYEQRFYTQREAAVVGTTFSAVSITFSLVVIAQVELEHLFLPFYAAICLAGIVAAVIIPRLPPLSMKKDTFIDGSKPNKDADAIPAGHSTFSWGFELAVNKASQVKSAKSVFSEGVRNAVDMVFGVLPVVMGLGTMALVIAEYTSVFSILGQPFIPFLELLGVPEAVAASETIVVGFADMFIPAILAASIDNEMTRFVIAAMSVTQLIYMSEVGALLLGSKIPVNIFELFIIFILRTLITLPIIAGVAHLIF, from the coding sequence ATGTCTAACAACACGAATACTGATCCAACAGAGAAATCTAAAGGCAGTTTCTGGGTTTTCTTAATCCCATCATTGATTGGTTTATTCCTTTTCATGGCGCCAATCAGCTATCAAGGTGCTCTCACCATCCCTGTCGCTATCTTGGCGAAATCAATCCAAGCGGTTTTCGGTGAATATCTGGTCTCTATTATCACTGCGATCGTTGCTTTCATGTCTGTCACTTCAGTATTGAGCGCGATTTTCAAGCCTACATTCATTACATCCAGTTCATTTTTAAACGGTCTATTCAACCCCTCCCCTTTATGGCTGTCGGTTCGCCTCATTGGTGGTGCTGCAGCACTAATGACTTTTTTCCAAATAGGTCCCGAAATTATTTGGGAAGAAAATACGGGCGGCCTAGTCTTAGAGGGCCTGCTTCCAACACTTTTCTCCGTATTTATCTTTGCTGGTTTACTACTTCCCCTACTACTAAACTTTGGTCTATTAGAACTTTTTGGTACCTTGCTAAGTAAAGTAATGCGTCCGATCTTCAATCTACCGGGCCGCAGTGCTATCGATTGTATGGCTTCTTGGTTAGGAGACGGTAGTGTTGGTATTCTGCTGACAAGTAAACAGTACGAGCAGAGATTCTATACTCAACGTGAAGCAGCAGTTGTTGGTACCACTTTCTCAGCAGTATCTATTACATTCAGCCTTGTGGTTATTGCACAAGTAGAGCTAGAACACCTATTCCTGCCTTTCTACGCAGCAATCTGTTTAGCAGGCATTGTGGCGGCAGTTATCATCCCTCGCCTTCCACCACTAAGCATGAAGAAAGATACTTTCATCGATGGTAGCAAGCCGAACAAAGATGCTGATGCGATCCCTGCTGGCCACTCAACATTCTCTTGGGGTTTTGAGTTAGCGGTAAATAAGGCATCACAGGTTAAGTCTGCTAAGTCGGTATTTTCTGAAGGTGTGCGTAACGCCGTAGATATGGTATTTGGTGTATTACCTGTTGTTATGGGTCTCGGTACCATGGCATTGGTAATTGCGGAATACACGTCTGTGTTCTCAATCCTAGGTCAGCCTTTCATTCCATTCTTAGAGCTACTTGGTGTACCAGAAGCGGTAGCAGCGTCTGAAACGATCGTCGTTGGTTTTGCGGACATGTTCATTCCTGCGATTCTTGCCGCTTCTATCGACAACGAGATGACTCGCTTTGTTATTGCAGCAATGTCAGTCACTCAACTGATTTACATGTCTGAAGTGGGCGCTCTGCTTCTTGGAAGTAAGATTCCAGTAAACATCTTTGAGCTATTTATTATCTTTATTCTGCGTACTTTAATCACACTTCCAATTATCGCTGGTGTAGCTCATTTAATATTCTAA